The Candidatus Methylomirabilota bacterium genome segment ACGAGCGCTGCAGGTCGCCGAAGCGCAGATCCGAAGTGCCCTTGATACCGCCAACTCGCTTGGTCAGACAGAGGGCGGCAGCCTCCAATCTGATTTCCAGCGGCTCAACAGTGAGATCGAACTGTCCAATGAAAAGCGGGACGATTTCGGCAAGCGTGTCGCCTCGATGGACAAAACCAGCGCCAGTTACTTCACAGCTTGGGCTGCAGAACTCGACAAATACGAGACCGAAGAGTTCCGTACACGGAGTGAAGC includes the following:
- a CDS encoding DUF2959 family protein, whose amino-acid sequence is MNLSKFVVVPSSFLMVTLVALSGCATSAPKEAVKLVSQVEESRRALQVAEAQIRSALDTANSLGQTEGGSLQSDFQRLNSEIELSNEKRDDFGKRVASMDKTSASYFTAWAAELDKYETEEFRTRSEA